One genomic segment of Sminthopsis crassicaudata isolate SCR6 chromosome 4, ASM4859323v1, whole genome shotgun sequence includes these proteins:
- the LOC141539807 gene encoding protein phosphatase 1J isoform X1: MLNRVRSAVAHLVSSGGPPGSGSKDLPTAASPVPAAPPAAPRSPPAGAESESRSSGGAVESRGSFSRPTFLQLSPGGLRRAEDHAGRVVQSPPDTSRRLPWRTGYAEVINAGKSRHNEDQACCEVVYVEGRQARMGGPGKSIKDQGHQGLCFHYWGLFDGHAGAGAAEMASRLLHRYIREQLRGLVEILQDPAPPPLCLPSTTEASVSLESSCPGGSQPCWPLQKEVTHESLVVGAIENAFQFMDEHMAREQKGQHAVGGCCALVVVYLLGKMYVANAGDSRAIIIRNGDIIPMSREFTPETERQRLQLLGFLKPELLGNEFTHLQFPRRVQPKELGQRMLYRDQSMTGWAYKKIELEDLRFPLVCGEGKKARVMATIGVTRGLGDHNLKVCSSTLPVKPFLSCFPEVQVYDLTQYEHCPDDVLILGTDGLWDVNNDKDVASTVDKVLSSYEPNDPSRAPPSWITILPQPPKLIRFPELPSSSRQKAFGNLKSGHQISLFPQGTRRKGFFLPAPAMAAIRKKLVIVGDGACGKTCLLIVFSKDQFPEVYVPTVFENYIADIEVDGKQVELALWDTAGQEDYDRLRPLSYPDTDVILMCFSIDSPDSLENIPEKWTPEVKHFCPNVPIILVGNKKDLRQDEHTRRELAKMKQEPVRSEEGRDMANRISAFGYLECSAKTKEGVREVFEMATRAGLQVRKNKRRRGCPLL, translated from the exons ATGCTAAACAGAGTGCGCTCCGCCGTGGCGCACCTGGTCAGCTCCGGGGGGCCACCGGGGTCTGGGTCCAAAGACCTCCCTACTGCAGCGTCGCCCGTCCCCGCTGCTCCCCCAGCGGCACCCCGAAGCCCTCCGGCAGGGGCTGAAAGCGAAAGCAGGTCATCTGGGGGCGCTGTGGAGAGTCGGGGGAGTTTCTCTCGACCGACCTTCTTGCAGCTGAGCCCGGGGGGGCTAAGACGAGCGGAAGACCACGCTGGCCGGGTCGTGCAGAGCCCCCCGGATACAAGCCGCCGCCTACCCTGGAGAACTGGCTATGCCGA GGTCATTAACGCAGGCAAGAGTCGGCATAATGAGGACCAGGCATGCTGTGAGGTGGTTTATGTTGAAGGCAGACAGGCCAGAATGGGTGGGCCAGGGAAATCCATCAAGGACCAG GGCCATCAGGGTCTCTGCTTCCACTATTGGGGCCTGTTTGACGGCCATGCAGGGGCTGGGGCAGCAGAGATGGCCTCCAGACTCCTTCATCGATATATCCGGGAACAGCTTCGGGGCCTGGTGGAGATCCTGCAGGACCCTGCTCCACCCCCTCTGTGCCTTCCATCCACTACTGAGGCTTCTGTCTCCTTGGAATCCTCATGTCCCGGTGGGTCCCAGCCCTGCTGGCCATTGCAGAAAGAGGTGACCCATGAGAGCCTGGTAGTGGGCGCCATTGAGAATGCCTTCCAGTTCATG GATGAGCACATGGCACGAGAGCAGAAGGGTCAGCATGCAGTCGGTGGTTGCTGTGCTCTGGTTGTGGTCTACCTCCTAGGGAAGATGTATGTGGCCAATGCTGGAGACAGCAG GGCTATCATTATTCGAAATGGGGACATCATTCCAATGTCTCGGGAGTTTACCcctgagacagaaagacaaagactgCAGCTCCTT GGTTTCCTGAAGCCAGAGCTACTGGGCAATGAGTTCACCCACCTCCAGTTCCCTCGGAGAGTCCAGCCAAAAGAGCTGGGTCAACGAATGCTGTATCGAGACCAGAGCATGACTGGCTG gGCCTATAAAAAGATCGAACTGGAAGATCTCAGGTTTCCCCTGGTTTGTGGCGAAGGCAAAAAG GCTCGGGTAATGGCCACCATCGGAGTGACCCGAGGCTTGGGTGACCATAATCTAAAAGTGTGCAGTTCTACTCTGCCTGTCAAACCCTTCCTCTCCTGTTTCCCAGAG GTACAGGTGTATGACCTCACCCAGTATGAGCACTGCCCAGATGATGTGTTAATCCTGGGAACAGATGGATTATGGGATGTCAACAATGACAAAGATGTGGCTTCCACTGTGGACAAAGTGCTGTCCAGCTACGAGCCCAATGATCCCAGCAG AGCCCCTCCCAGCTGGATTACaatcctcccccaacccccaaaGCTCATCAGgtttccagagctgccctcttccTCAAGGCAGAAAGCATTTGGGAATTTAAAGAGTGGCCACCAGATCAGCCTCTTTCCCCAGGGAACGAGGAGAAAGGGATTCTTCCTTCCCG CTCCAGCCATGGCTGCGATCCGCAAGAAGCTGGTGATTGTGGGGGATGGTGCCTGTGGGAAAACCTGCCTCCTCATTGTCTTCAGCAAGGACCAGTTCCCCGAGGTCTACGTCCCCACGGTCTTTGAAAACTACATTGCTGACATCGAAGTGGACGGCAAACAG GTGGAGCTGGCACTATGGGACACAGCCGGGCAGGAAGACTATGACCGACTTCGGCCGCTCTCTTACCCCGACACTGATGTCATCCTCATGTGCTTCTCCATTGATAGCCCAGACAGCCTTG AGAACATCCCTGAGAAATGGACCCCAGAAGTAAAGCACTTCTGTCCCAATGTGCCCATCATCCTGGTGGGGAATAAAAAGGACCTGAGGCAGGATGAGCACACCCGGAGGGAGCTGGCCAAGATGAAGCAG GAACCTGTGAGGTCAGAGGAGGGCCGGGACATGGCCAATCGGATCAGCGCCTTTGGCTACCTTGAGTGTTCTGCCAAGACCAAGGAAGGGGTCCGGGAAGTGTTTGAGATGGCCACCCGGGCCGGCCTGCAGGTCCGAAAGAACAAGCGGCGGCGGGGTTGCCCTCTGCTCTga
- the LOC141539807 gene encoding rho-related GTP-binding protein RhoC isoform X3, with protein MAAIRKKLVIVGDGACGKTCLLIVFSKDQFPEVYVPTVFENYIADIEVDGKQVELALWDTAGQEDYDRLRPLSYPDTDVILMCFSIDSPDSLENIPEKWTPEVKHFCPNVPIILVGNKKDLRQDEHTRRELAKMKQEPVRSEEGRDMANRISAFGYLECSAKTKEGVREVFEMATRAGLQVRKNKRRRGCPLL; from the exons ATGGCTGCGATCCGCAAGAAGCTGGTGATTGTGGGGGATGGTGCCTGTGGGAAAACCTGCCTCCTCATTGTCTTCAGCAAGGACCAGTTCCCCGAGGTCTACGTCCCCACGGTCTTTGAAAACTACATTGCTGACATCGAAGTGGACGGCAAACAG GTGGAGCTGGCACTATGGGACACAGCCGGGCAGGAAGACTATGACCGACTTCGGCCGCTCTCTTACCCCGACACTGATGTCATCCTCATGTGCTTCTCCATTGATAGCCCAGACAGCCTTG AGAACATCCCTGAGAAATGGACCCCAGAAGTAAAGCACTTCTGTCCCAATGTGCCCATCATCCTGGTGGGGAATAAAAAGGACCTGAGGCAGGATGAGCACACCCGGAGGGAGCTGGCCAAGATGAAGCAG GAACCTGTGAGGTCAGAGGAGGGCCGGGACATGGCCAATCGGATCAGCGCCTTTGGCTACCTTGAGTGTTCTGCCAAGACCAAGGAAGGGGTCCGGGAAGTGTTTGAGATGGCCACCCGGGCCGGCCTGCAGGTCCGAAAGAACAAGCGGCGGCGGGGTTGCCCTCTGCTCTga
- the LOC141539807 gene encoding protein phosphatase 1J isoform X2, translated as MLNRVRSAVAHLVSSGGPPGSGSKDLPTAASPVPAAPPAAPRSPPAGAESESRSSGGAVESRGSFSRPTFLQLSPGGLRRAEDHAGRVVQSPPDTSRRLPWRTGYAEVINAGKSRHNEDQACCEVVYVEGRQARMGGPGKSIKDQGHQGLCFHYWGLFDGHAGAGAAEMASRLLHRYIREQLRGLVEILQDPAPPPLCLPSTTEASVSLESSCPGGSQPCWPLQKEVTHESLVVGAIENAFQFMDEHMAREQKGQHAVGGCCALVVVYLLGKMYVANAGDSRAIIIRNGDIIPMSREFTPETERQRLQLLGFLKPELLGNEFTHLQFPRRVQPKELGQRMLYRDQSMTGWAYKKIELEDLRFPLVCGEGKKARVMATIGVTRGLGDHNLKVCSSTLPVKPFLSCFPEVQVYDLTQYEHCPDDVLILGTDGLWDVNNDKDVASTVDKVLSSYEPNDPSRYTALAQALVLGARGISREQGWRLPNNKMGSVDDISVFVIPLGGPGSYT; from the exons ATGCTAAACAGAGTGCGCTCCGCCGTGGCGCACCTGGTCAGCTCCGGGGGGCCACCGGGGTCTGGGTCCAAAGACCTCCCTACTGCAGCGTCGCCCGTCCCCGCTGCTCCCCCAGCGGCACCCCGAAGCCCTCCGGCAGGGGCTGAAAGCGAAAGCAGGTCATCTGGGGGCGCTGTGGAGAGTCGGGGGAGTTTCTCTCGACCGACCTTCTTGCAGCTGAGCCCGGGGGGGCTAAGACGAGCGGAAGACCACGCTGGCCGGGTCGTGCAGAGCCCCCCGGATACAAGCCGCCGCCTACCCTGGAGAACTGGCTATGCCGA GGTCATTAACGCAGGCAAGAGTCGGCATAATGAGGACCAGGCATGCTGTGAGGTGGTTTATGTTGAAGGCAGACAGGCCAGAATGGGTGGGCCAGGGAAATCCATCAAGGACCAG GGCCATCAGGGTCTCTGCTTCCACTATTGGGGCCTGTTTGACGGCCATGCAGGGGCTGGGGCAGCAGAGATGGCCTCCAGACTCCTTCATCGATATATCCGGGAACAGCTTCGGGGCCTGGTGGAGATCCTGCAGGACCCTGCTCCACCCCCTCTGTGCCTTCCATCCACTACTGAGGCTTCTGTCTCCTTGGAATCCTCATGTCCCGGTGGGTCCCAGCCCTGCTGGCCATTGCAGAAAGAGGTGACCCATGAGAGCCTGGTAGTGGGCGCCATTGAGAATGCCTTCCAGTTCATG GATGAGCACATGGCACGAGAGCAGAAGGGTCAGCATGCAGTCGGTGGTTGCTGTGCTCTGGTTGTGGTCTACCTCCTAGGGAAGATGTATGTGGCCAATGCTGGAGACAGCAG GGCTATCATTATTCGAAATGGGGACATCATTCCAATGTCTCGGGAGTTTACCcctgagacagaaagacaaagactgCAGCTCCTT GGTTTCCTGAAGCCAGAGCTACTGGGCAATGAGTTCACCCACCTCCAGTTCCCTCGGAGAGTCCAGCCAAAAGAGCTGGGTCAACGAATGCTGTATCGAGACCAGAGCATGACTGGCTG gGCCTATAAAAAGATCGAACTGGAAGATCTCAGGTTTCCCCTGGTTTGTGGCGAAGGCAAAAAG GCTCGGGTAATGGCCACCATCGGAGTGACCCGAGGCTTGGGTGACCATAATCTAAAAGTGTGCAGTTCTACTCTGCCTGTCAAACCCTTCCTCTCCTGTTTCCCAGAG GTACAGGTGTATGACCTCACCCAGTATGAGCACTGCCCAGATGATGTGTTAATCCTGGGAACAGATGGATTATGGGATGTCAACAATGACAAAGATGTGGCTTCCACTGTGGACAAAGTGCTGTCCAGCTACGAGCCCAATGATCCCAGCAG GTACACTGCACTGGCCCAAGCCCTGGTCTTGGGGGCCAGGGGCATCTCCAGGGAGCAGGGCTGGCGGCTCCCCAATAACAAAATGGGCTCTGTTGATGATATTTCTGTCTTCGTCATCCCGTTAGGGGGGCCTGGCAGCTATACTTGA